The proteins below come from a single Serratia ficaria genomic window:
- the ltnD gene encoding L-threonate dehydrogenase has product MTVPGQYSVCVIGLGAMGMGAAKSCIRAGLTTYGVDLNPQALAALRQAGATQAATSADAFAAELDAVLLLVVNAAQVKQILFGERGLAPRLKPGIPLMVSSTLSADDAKQIEQQLKPLGLHMLDAPVSGGALKAEEGQLTVMASGAEAAFDRLQPVLDAIAGKVYRIGEDIGLGATVKIIHQLLAGVHIAAGAEAMALAARAGIPLDVMYDVVTHAAGNSWMFENRMRHVVDGDYAPKSAVDIFVKDLGLVADTAKALHFPLPLASTAFTMFTAASNAGYGKEDDSAVIKIFSGIDLPQKKEDL; this is encoded by the coding sequence ATGACAGTGCCAGGGCAATATTCAGTTTGCGTGATCGGGCTGGGCGCGATGGGCATGGGCGCAGCGAAGTCGTGCATCCGCGCCGGGCTGACCACCTACGGCGTCGATCTTAACCCCCAGGCGCTGGCGGCGCTGCGGCAGGCCGGCGCCACGCAGGCGGCGACCAGCGCCGACGCCTTCGCCGCCGAACTGGATGCGGTGTTGCTATTGGTGGTTAACGCCGCCCAGGTGAAACAGATCCTGTTTGGCGAGCGCGGCCTGGCGCCCCGGCTCAAACCCGGCATCCCCCTGATGGTCTCGTCCACCCTTTCCGCCGACGATGCCAAACAGATAGAGCAACAGCTGAAGCCCCTGGGGCTGCATATGCTGGACGCGCCGGTATCCGGCGGCGCGCTCAAGGCGGAGGAGGGCCAGCTGACGGTGATGGCCTCCGGCGCCGAGGCCGCCTTCGACCGGCTGCAGCCGGTGCTGGACGCCATCGCCGGCAAGGTCTACCGCATCGGCGAAGACATTGGCCTGGGCGCGACGGTGAAAATCATTCACCAGCTGCTGGCGGGGGTGCACATCGCCGCCGGGGCGGAGGCCATGGCGCTGGCCGCGCGCGCCGGCATTCCTCTCGACGTGATGTATGACGTGGTGACCCACGCCGCCGGCAATTCCTGGATGTTTGAGAATCGCATGCGCCACGTGGTCGACGGCGACTATGCGCCGAAATCGGCGGTTGATATCTTCGTCAAGGATTTGGGCCTGGTGGCGGACACCGCCAAAGCGCTGCATTTCCCGCTGCCGCTGGCCTCCACCGCCTTCACCATGTTTACCGCCGCCAGCAACGCAGGCTACGGTAAAGAAGACGACAGCGCGGTGATCAAGATCTTTTCCGGCATCGACCTGCCACAGAAGAAGGAGGATCTCTGA
- the ygbI gene encoding DNA-binding transcriptional repressor YgbI, whose amino-acid sequence MIPVERHQQILALVSERGVVSIAELTERLGVSHMTIRRDLQKLEEQGAVLAVSGGVQSAERVATEPSHQTKEGLFSRQKAAIGQLAARQIPPNSCVYLDAGTTTLALAKHISEREDLTVVTNDFVIAGFLIEHSQCRIIHTGGTVCRENRSCVGEAAAQALRGLFIDLAFISASSWSMRGLSTPNEDKVMVKKAIVEASRRCILLSDTSKYGKIATYLALPIAAFDAIITDDGLPAAAREAISQADITLMTAGE is encoded by the coding sequence TTGATACCTGTAGAACGCCATCAACAAATTCTAGCGCTGGTGTCCGAACGCGGCGTGGTGAGCATAGCCGAATTAACGGAACGGCTGGGGGTATCGCACATGACTATCCGCCGGGATCTGCAAAAGCTGGAGGAGCAGGGGGCGGTGCTGGCGGTGTCGGGGGGCGTGCAGTCGGCGGAGCGGGTGGCGACCGAGCCTTCCCATCAGACCAAGGAAGGGCTGTTCAGCCGGCAAAAGGCCGCTATCGGCCAACTGGCGGCGCGGCAGATCCCGCCCAACAGCTGCGTTTATCTGGATGCGGGCACCACCACGCTGGCGCTGGCCAAGCACATCAGCGAACGCGAGGATCTGACGGTGGTGACCAATGACTTCGTGATTGCCGGGTTCCTGATCGAGCACAGCCAATGCCGGATCATTCACACCGGCGGCACCGTCTGCCGCGAAAACCGTTCCTGCGTCGGTGAAGCGGCGGCGCAGGCGTTGCGCGGGCTGTTTATCGATTTGGCGTTTATTTCCGCCTCGTCCTGGAGCATGCGCGGCCTGTCGACGCCGAACGAGGACAAGGTGATGGTCAAGAAGGCGATTGTCGAAGCCAGCCGGCGCTGCATTCTGCTCAGCGACACCTCGAAATACGGCAAGATAGCCACCTACCTGGCGTTGCCGATCGCCGCGTTCGACGCCATCATTACCGACGACGGCCTGCCCGCCGCCGCGCGCGAGGCGATTTCGCAGGCGGATATTACGCTGATGACGGCGGGGGAATAG
- a CDS encoding molybdopterin-dependent oxidoreductase, whose amino-acid sequence MSEKKARPAAPTLEPAQKKRLVNLQRRLMLRSGLTLGGIAMLTGCNLQDGDQVDKVLWAMSRWNDRVQAWLFSGQRLAQTYRPDQITDPFPFNAFYPEYNVPEVDLAGYRLEVSGKVAKPAPWTLEQLQRLPQRSQITRLICIEGWSAIGQWAGVPLRTFLQHVGADLTAGYVGFKCADRYYSSIDMATALHPQTLLALDFGGKPLPADYGYPLRLRVPTKLGFKNAKHIAAIFVSDVNPGGYWEDQGYNWFSGI is encoded by the coding sequence ATGAGTGAGAAAAAAGCGCGTCCCGCCGCGCCAACCCTGGAACCGGCGCAAAAGAAACGGTTAGTGAACCTGCAGCGCCGCTTGATGTTGCGATCCGGACTGACGCTGGGCGGCATCGCCATGCTGACCGGCTGCAACCTGCAGGATGGCGATCAGGTGGATAAAGTGCTGTGGGCCATGTCGCGCTGGAACGATCGGGTGCAGGCGTGGTTGTTCAGCGGCCAGCGGCTGGCGCAAACCTACCGGCCCGACCAGATCACCGACCCCTTTCCGTTCAACGCCTTTTACCCCGAGTACAACGTGCCGGAGGTCGATCTCGCCGGTTACCGGCTCGAGGTCTCGGGCAAGGTAGCGAAACCAGCGCCCTGGACGCTGGAACAGCTGCAGCGGCTGCCGCAGCGAAGCCAGATCACCCGATTGATCTGCATCGAGGGCTGGAGCGCCATCGGCCAGTGGGCCGGCGTACCGCTGCGCACTTTTCTGCAGCACGTCGGCGCGGACCTGACCGCCGGCTACGTCGGCTTCAAGTGCGCCGATCGCTACTACTCCAGCATCGACATGGCGACGGCGCTGCACCCGCAGACCCTGTTGGCGCTGGACTTCGGCGGCAAGCCGCTGCCGGCGGATTACGGTTATCCGCTGCGCCTGCGGGTGCCGACCAAGCTGGGGTTCAAGAACGCCAAGCACATCGCCGCCATTTTCGTCAGCGACGTCAACCCGGGGGGCTACTGGGAAGATCAGGGCTATAACTGGTTCAGCGGCATTTAG
- a CDS encoding cytochrome b/b6 domain-containing protein produces the protein MTPNAPRPAHRWPVRITHWVNLFAMICMFMSGWEIYNASPLFGFRFPPQMTLGGWLGGAIGWHLAVMWLLALNALCYLLWSLFSGHFRRDLLPLGAGALRRDILQALTLRLQHRQGRYNAIQKLMYLGVLALGGLLVLSGLAIWKPVQLQHLVALFGGFDTARYVHFFAMAGIGLFVVIHLLMVILVPRTLWAMITGGKHE, from the coding sequence ATGACCCCCAACGCGCCGCGGCCGGCGCATCGCTGGCCGGTCCGTATTACCCACTGGGTTAACCTGTTCGCCATGATCTGCATGTTCATGAGCGGCTGGGAAATCTATAACGCCTCGCCGCTGTTCGGTTTCCGCTTCCCGCCGCAGATGACGCTCGGCGGCTGGCTGGGCGGCGCGATTGGCTGGCATCTGGCGGTGATGTGGCTGCTGGCGCTCAACGCGCTGTGCTATCTGCTGTGGAGCCTGTTCAGCGGCCATTTTCGCCGCGACCTGTTGCCGCTCGGCGCCGGCGCGCTGCGGCGCGATATCCTGCAGGCGCTGACGCTGCGCCTGCAGCACCGACAGGGCCGCTATAACGCCATTCAAAAATTGATGTATCTCGGGGTGCTGGCGCTGGGAGGGCTGCTGGTGCTTTCCGGGCTGGCCATCTGGAAACCGGTGCAGCTGCAGCATCTGGTGGCGCTGTTCGGCGGCTTTGATACCGCACGCTACGTGCACTTCTTCGCCATGGCCGGCATCGGCCTGTTTGTGGTGATCCACCTTTTGATGGTGATCCTGGTGCCGCGCACGCTGTGGGCGATGATCACGGGAGGCAAGCATGAGTGA
- a CDS encoding heavy metal response regulator transcription factor — protein MRILVVEDDTSTGNYLKKGLGEAGYSVDLARNGTDGLFRALEHGYDAIVLDVMLPGLDGWQIIEVLRKKSDVPILFLTARDGVQDRIHGLELGADDYLIKPFSFTELVLRLRTLLRRGPVREADHYAIADLQLDVLRRRAVRQEVVIPLTNKEFMLLHLLVRREGEVLSRTLIASQVWDMNFDSDTNVVDVAIKRLRAKIDRPFDIKLIHSVRGIGYVCEPRS, from the coding sequence ATGCGAATACTGGTGGTTGAAGACGATACCAGCACGGGGAATTACCTGAAGAAAGGGCTGGGTGAAGCGGGGTACAGCGTCGATCTGGCGCGCAACGGCACCGACGGGCTGTTCCGGGCGCTGGAGCATGGCTACGACGCCATCGTGCTCGACGTGATGCTGCCGGGGCTGGACGGCTGGCAAATCATCGAGGTGCTGCGCAAGAAAAGCGACGTGCCGATCCTGTTTCTGACCGCGCGCGACGGCGTGCAGGACCGCATTCACGGGCTGGAACTGGGCGCCGACGATTATCTGATCAAGCCGTTTTCCTTTACCGAGCTGGTGCTGCGTCTGCGCACTTTGCTGCGCCGCGGCCCGGTGCGCGAAGCTGACCATTACGCCATCGCCGATCTGCAGCTCGACGTGCTGCGCCGCAGGGCGGTGCGCCAGGAGGTGGTGATCCCGCTGACCAACAAGGAGTTCATGCTGTTGCACCTGCTGGTGCGGCGCGAGGGCGAAGTGCTGTCGCGCACGCTGATCGCCTCGCAGGTGTGGGACATGAACTTCGACAGCGACACCAACGTGGTGGACGTGGCGATCAAACGGCTGCGGGCCAAAATCGACCGGCCGTTCGACATCAAGCTGATTCATAGCGTACGCGGCATCGGCTATGTCTGCGAGCCGCGTTCATGA
- a CDS encoding heavy metal sensor histidine kinase — protein MRGLAQRWRSLSLTLRTAVLFALVAALVVSGTGWYLFSAMRQEMTLRSDLQVTGRVEYFRHLLSQRFPLARLTANTGLFENMLGNEQDVLIFQHPGQQPLINVNPARLALPPITPTPADRPQTLDAMRGGETERGVPLRAASAMVRLEDGSLLQISAAHVMVNEQKMLARYLWRIVAAVAVAFLLIALLGYGVMRRGLRPLWKMAAQAAVITPNTLSTRLSEQGAPQELRQLTRSFNAMLDRLNAGYQRLTQFSADLAHEIRTPVGALMGHCQVALYQPRSVEEYETLLSNNMEELERISRMVENILFLARAGEAQSVLNCSRLDLGQELRRVADYFEGLAEERGMTLSCEGEGTLWADGMLFQRALSNLVANAVRYADENSRIRLWVGREAGATAVRVINQGPPLAAAHLDKLFDRFYRADPARSAGVHASGLGLSIVRAIMTLHGGEVSAECIAGEPSARITFSLIFPRAD, from the coding sequence ATGAGGGGGCTGGCCCAACGCTGGCGCAGCCTGTCGCTGACGCTGCGCACCGCCGTGCTGTTCGCGCTGGTGGCGGCGCTGGTGGTGAGCGGCACCGGCTGGTATCTGTTCAGCGCCATGCGGCAGGAAATGACCCTGCGCAGCGATCTGCAGGTCACCGGGCGAGTGGAGTATTTTCGCCATTTGCTGAGCCAGCGCTTTCCCCTGGCCCGGCTTACCGCCAATACCGGCCTGTTTGAAAACATGCTGGGCAACGAACAGGACGTGCTGATTTTTCAGCATCCGGGGCAACAGCCGCTCATCAACGTCAATCCCGCCAGGCTGGCGCTGCCGCCGATAACGCCGACGCCGGCCGATCGGCCGCAGACGCTGGACGCGATGCGCGGCGGTGAAACCGAACGGGGCGTGCCGCTGCGCGCGGCCTCGGCGATGGTGCGGCTGGAGGACGGCAGCCTGCTGCAGATTTCCGCCGCGCACGTGATGGTCAACGAACAAAAGATGCTGGCGCGCTACCTGTGGCGCATCGTCGCCGCAGTGGCGGTGGCGTTTCTGTTGATCGCGCTGTTGGGGTACGGCGTGATGCGCCGGGGCCTGAGGCCGCTGTGGAAGATGGCGGCGCAGGCGGCGGTGATTACGCCCAACACGCTGTCTACCCGCCTGAGCGAGCAGGGCGCCCCGCAGGAGCTGCGGCAGCTGACCCGTTCGTTCAACGCCATGCTCGATCGCCTGAATGCGGGCTACCAGCGGCTGACGCAGTTCTCCGCCGATCTGGCGCATGAGATCCGCACGCCGGTCGGGGCGCTGATGGGGCACTGTCAGGTGGCGCTGTATCAGCCGCGCAGCGTGGAGGAATACGAAACCCTGTTGTCGAACAACATGGAGGAGCTGGAGCGCATTTCACGCATGGTGGAGAACATTCTGTTTCTGGCGCGCGCCGGCGAAGCGCAGTCGGTATTGAACTGCAGCCGTCTCGACCTGGGGCAGGAGCTGCGGCGGGTCGCCGACTATTTTGAAGGGTTGGCGGAAGAGCGCGGCATGACCCTGAGCTGCGAAGGCGAGGGGACGCTGTGGGCGGATGGCATGCTGTTTCAGCGGGCGCTGAGCAATCTGGTGGCCAATGCGGTGCGCTATGCCGATGAAAACAGCCGGATACGGCTGTGGGTAGGCCGCGAAGCCGGCGCAACGGCGGTGCGGGTGATCAATCAGGGGCCGCCGTTAGCCGCCGCGCATCTCGACAAGCTGTTCGACAGGTTCTACCGCGCCGACCCCGCCCGCAGCGCCGGCGTTCACGCCAGCGGGCTGGGGCTGTCGATCGTGCGCGCCATCATGACGCTGCACGGCGGCGAGGTCAGCGCCGAATGCATCGCCGGCGAACCCTCGGCGCGCATCACCTTTAGCCTGATATTCCCCCGGGCCGATTAA
- a CDS encoding sensor histidine kinase: protein MKNLTLAQRLTLIFTLLMVISCAFSGWMQVRSSTQYSQAVIQRLSGNLAQHIAASNPLLGRDGLNPQSVHTLFDQLMAVNPSVEVYLLDKQGHIIGNAAPQGRLKRQKVDLLPLQALLDGARMPVYGDDPRSPAGKKVFSAAPLKVNGQIEGYLYVVLLGEDYTALASNAQFSSAVHMALWSSGVMVLFVLLAGAFAFRWVTRPIRRLTRQVSALDSGGIAAVQAYAAQPAVAAGRDEVSQLQQAFRSMALRIAEQWQTLSQQDQQRREFIANISHDLRTPLTSLHGYLETLSVKSASLSENDRRRYLETALAQSRKVGKLAQALFELARLEYGAVKPQKEPFSLSELVQDVFQKFELAAEARHQRLRADIAPGIPPVFADLSMIERVLTNLLDNAIRHTPQGGEIGVRLWQQRDRVLVQVNDSGPGIPQALRADLFVRPSILSGARRHAGGLGLMIVRRILQLHGSDIQLVEQAQKGACFRFAIPSR, encoded by the coding sequence ATGAAAAATCTTACCTTAGCGCAACGCCTGACGCTGATCTTCACGCTGTTGATGGTGATCAGCTGCGCCTTTTCCGGCTGGATGCAGGTGCGCAGCAGCACCCAATACAGCCAGGCGGTGATCCAGCGGCTGTCCGGCAACCTGGCGCAGCACATCGCCGCCAGCAACCCGCTGCTGGGCCGGGACGGCCTGAACCCGCAGTCGGTGCATACCCTGTTCGATCAGCTGATGGCGGTGAATCCGAGCGTCGAGGTCTACCTGCTCGATAAACAGGGCCACATCATCGGCAACGCCGCGCCGCAAGGCCGCCTGAAACGGCAAAAGGTCGATCTGCTGCCGCTGCAGGCGCTGCTCGACGGCGCGCGCATGCCGGTGTACGGCGACGATCCGCGCAGCCCCGCCGGCAAAAAAGTGTTCAGCGCCGCGCCGCTGAAGGTCAACGGCCAGATTGAAGGCTATCTGTATGTGGTGCTGCTCGGCGAGGATTATACCGCGTTGGCCAGCAACGCCCAGTTCAGCTCGGCGGTTCACATGGCGCTGTGGTCATCGGGCGTGATGGTGCTGTTCGTCCTGCTGGCCGGCGCTTTCGCCTTCCGCTGGGTGACGCGGCCGATCCGCCGTTTGACCCGCCAGGTCAGCGCCCTGGACAGCGGCGGCATCGCCGCGGTGCAGGCCTATGCCGCTCAGCCGGCCGTCGCGGCGGGGCGCGACGAGGTAAGCCAGCTGCAACAGGCGTTTCGCAGCATGGCGCTGCGCATCGCCGAACAGTGGCAGACGCTGTCGCAGCAGGACCAGCAGCGGCGCGAATTTATCGCCAATATTTCTCACGATCTGCGCACCCCGCTCACCTCGCTGCACGGCTATCTGGAAACGCTGTCGGTAAAATCGGCCAGCCTGAGCGAGAACGATCGCCGACGCTACCTGGAGACCGCGCTGGCGCAAAGCCGCAAGGTGGGCAAACTGGCGCAGGCGCTGTTCGAACTGGCGCGGCTGGAGTACGGCGCGGTCAAGCCGCAGAAAGAGCCGTTTTCGCTCAGCGAGCTGGTGCAGGACGTGTTCCAGAAGTTCGAGCTGGCGGCCGAGGCGCGGCATCAGCGATTGCGCGCCGATATCGCCCCGGGCATTCCGCCGGTGTTCGCCGATCTGAGCATGATCGAACGGGTGCTGACCAACCTGCTGGACAACGCCATTCGCCATACGCCGCAGGGTGGCGAGATCGGCGTGCGTCTGTGGCAGCAGCGAGACCGGGTGCTGGTGCAGGTTAACGACAGCGGCCCCGGCATTCCGCAGGCGCTGCGCGCCGACCTGTTCGTGCGGCCGTCGATCCTGAGCGGCGCGCGCCGTCATGCCGGCGGGCTGGGGCTGATGATCGTACGGCGCATTTTGCAACTGCACGGCAGCGACATTCAGCTGGTCGAGCAGGCGCAAAAAGGCGCCTGCTTCCGCTTCGCCATTCCGTCGCGTTAA
- a CDS encoding response regulator transcription factor, whose amino-acid sequence MEKAKRILIVEDDGDIAELLQLHLRDEGYDISHAADGNLGMRMLEQGGWDALILDLMLPGVDGLEICRRARNMTRYTPIIITSARSSEVHRVLGLELGADDYLAKPFSMLELVARVKALFRRQEAMSRNLRMDAGTLSFDGLTIDPIAREVQLNQQSVDLTPREFDLLYFFARHPGKVFSRLSLLNQVWGYRHEGYEHTVNTHINRLRIKIESNPAEPERILTVWGMGYKFAAAPQE is encoded by the coding sequence ATGGAAAAAGCGAAGAGAATTTTGATCGTTGAAGATGACGGCGACATCGCCGAGCTGCTGCAGCTGCATCTGCGCGACGAAGGCTATGACATCAGCCACGCCGCCGACGGCAACCTGGGCATGAGGATGCTGGAACAGGGCGGCTGGGACGCGCTGATCCTCGATCTGATGCTGCCCGGCGTCGACGGGCTGGAGATCTGCCGCCGGGCGCGCAACATGACGCGCTATACGCCGATCATCATCACCAGCGCGCGCTCCAGCGAGGTGCACCGCGTGCTGGGGCTGGAGCTGGGCGCCGACGACTATCTGGCCAAGCCCTTCTCGATGCTGGAGCTGGTGGCGCGGGTCAAGGCGCTGTTTCGCCGTCAGGAAGCGATGAGCCGCAACCTGCGCATGGACGCCGGCACGCTGAGTTTCGACGGGCTGACCATCGACCCGATCGCCCGCGAGGTGCAGCTGAATCAGCAGTCCGTCGATCTGACGCCGCGCGAGTTCGACCTGCTGTATTTCTTCGCCCGCCATCCGGGCAAGGTGTTTTCGCGCCTCAGCCTGCTGAACCAGGTGTGGGGCTATCGGCACGAGGGATACGAGCATACGGTGAACACCCATATCAACCGGCTGCGCATCAAAATAGAGAGCAACCCGGCGGAACCCGAGCGCATCCTCACGGTGTGGGGCATGGGCTATAAATTCGCGGCCGCGCCGCAAGAGTGA
- a CDS encoding cytochrome b/b6 domain-containing protein, which translates to MSMSVTQTTPPIVHPRWLRLTHWLNALAMLIMVTSGWRIYNASPLFNFSFINELTLGGWLGGALQWHFAGMWLFGVNGLCYLLINLCSGRFKRRFWPLSPGRFFADLAAALRGRLRHADPRHYNMVQRAAYLFAMADSVLLALSGLVLWKSVQFPLLRELLGGYEAARYIHFFAMSALVGFVVIHLVMVALVPRTLLAMLRGR; encoded by the coding sequence ATGAGCATGTCCGTTACTCAGACCACGCCGCCGATCGTGCATCCGCGGTGGCTGCGGTTGACGCACTGGCTGAATGCGCTGGCGATGCTGATCATGGTCACCAGCGGCTGGCGCATCTACAACGCATCGCCGCTGTTCAACTTCAGCTTTATCAACGAGCTGACGCTCGGCGGCTGGTTGGGCGGGGCGCTGCAGTGGCACTTTGCCGGCATGTGGCTGTTTGGCGTTAACGGGCTGTGCTACCTGTTGATCAACCTGTGCAGCGGCCGTTTCAAGCGCCGCTTCTGGCCGCTCAGCCCCGGACGCTTTTTCGCCGACCTGGCGGCGGCGCTGCGCGGCCGGCTGCGGCACGCCGACCCGCGCCATTACAACATGGTGCAGCGCGCGGCCTACCTGTTCGCGATGGCCGACAGCGTGCTGCTGGCGCTTTCCGGCCTGGTGCTGTGGAAGTCGGTGCAGTTCCCGCTGCTGCGCGAGCTGCTCGGCGGCTACGAGGCGGCGCGTTATATCCACTTTTTCGCCATGTCGGCGCTGGTGGGGTTTGTGGTGATCCATCTGGTGATGGTGGCGCTGGTGCCCCGCACCTTGCTGGCCATGCTGCGTGGGCGTTAA
- a CDS encoding molybdopterin-dependent oxidoreductase, with the protein MKTDKPSVTLSEGQAIVKEAQRLLGASSRRRFLRNGLTLGGVAMLTGCDLSGNASVEQALSRISGFNDRVQGWLFNADRLAPVYPESMITRPFPFNAFYGEEDAPEIDGDDYRLQVAGLVLDKRDWTLAQLHRMAQIEQVTRHICVEGWSAIGKWGGVPFAAFLKAIGADLQARYVGFKCADDYYTSIDMATALHPQTIMALTYDGRILPRKYGYPMKLRMPTKLGYKNPKHIQVIEVTNRFPGGYWEDQGYNWFGGS; encoded by the coding sequence ATGAAAACCGATAAGCCCTCTGTCACCCTGAGCGAAGGCCAGGCGATCGTCAAAGAGGCGCAGCGGCTGCTGGGGGCTTCGTCGCGCCGCCGCTTTTTGCGCAACGGCCTGACGCTGGGCGGGGTGGCGATGCTCACCGGCTGTGACCTCAGCGGCAACGCCAGCGTCGAACAGGCGCTGAGCCGCATTTCCGGCTTCAACGATCGGGTGCAGGGGTGGCTGTTCAACGCCGACCGGCTGGCGCCGGTGTACCCGGAATCGATGATCACCCGGCCGTTTCCGTTCAACGCCTTCTACGGCGAAGAGGATGCGCCGGAGATCGACGGCGACGATTATCGGCTGCAGGTGGCCGGGCTGGTGCTGGACAAACGCGACTGGACGCTGGCGCAGCTGCATCGCATGGCGCAGATAGAGCAGGTGACGCGCCATATCTGCGTCGAAGGTTGGAGCGCCATCGGCAAGTGGGGCGGGGTGCCGTTCGCGGCGTTTCTCAAGGCGATCGGCGCGGACCTGCAGGCCCGCTACGTCGGCTTTAAATGCGCCGACGACTACTACACCAGCATCGATATGGCCACCGCGCTGCATCCGCAGACCATTATGGCGTTGACCTACGACGGCCGGATCCTGCCGCGCAAATACGGTTATCCGATGAAGCTGCGCATGCCGACCAAGCTGGGCTACAAGAACCCGAAACACATACAGGTCATCGAGGTCACCAATCGCTTCCCCGGCGGCTATTGGGAAGACCAAGGTTACAACTGGTTTGGCGGCAGCTGA
- a CDS encoding pentapeptide MXKDX repeat protein has translation MKKLFAMMMCSALMLGVAGANAADGMGKDAMKKDGMSQMSHDGMAKDGMKKDAMKKDCMGKDCMKKDHMGKEAMKKDGMKKDEMKKDAMGQ, from the coding sequence ATGAAAAAGTTATTCGCAATGATGATGTGCAGCGCGTTGATGTTGGGCGTAGCCGGTGCCAATGCCGCAGACGGCATGGGCAAGGACGCGATGAAGAAGGACGGCATGAGCCAGATGTCGCACGACGGCATGGCGAAAGACGGCATGAAAAAGGATGCCATGAAGAAAGACTGCATGGGTAAAGACTGCATGAAGAAGGATCACATGGGCAAGGAGGCGATGAAAAAGGACGGCATGAAAAAGGACGAAATGAAAAAGGATGCGATGGGGCAGTAA